From Phragmites australis chromosome 5, lpPhrAust1.1, whole genome shotgun sequence, a single genomic window includes:
- the LOC133917517 gene encoding uncharacterized protein LOC133917517, with translation MENRRRQATRRLSCLIGLAGDYLKYLFMKHRRLLHKVARRTLALIHLDGKRKNPWPLMEYEFSCADSPSPAFLEAKRMLRSRLMKGGGAAAGAVPSCFGSLRATPCGSPDTTAAETETAEEEVEAEDDEEDQVAEDGWVQCGELLDVDDRAEEFINMFYEQLRAQSFSAVFQCSP, from the coding sequence ATGGAGAACCGGCGCCGGCAGGCGACGCGGCGGCTGAGCTGCCTGATCGGCCTCGCCGGCGACTACCTCAAATACCTCTTCATGAAGCACCGCCGGCTCCTGCACAAAGTGGCGCGGAGAACGCTGGCTCTCATCCACCTCGACGGCAAGCGGAAGAACCCGTGGCCGCTGATGGAGTACGAGTTCTCGTGCGCCGACAGCCCAAGCCCCGCGTTCCTCGAGGCGAAGAGGATGCTGCGGTCACGCCTGATGAAAGGTGGTGGCGCGGCCGCTGGCGCGGTGCCTTCCTGCTTCGGCTCCCTTCGAGCGACGCCGTGCGGTTCACCCGATACGACGGCAGCGGAGACAGAAACTGCGGAAGAGGAGGTCGAGGCGGAGGACGATGAAGAAGACCAGGTGGCCGAGGACGGGTGGGTGCAGTGCGGTGAGCTTCTTGACGTGGACGACAGGGCGGAGGAATTCATCAACATGTTCTACGAGCAGCTCAGGGCGCAGAGCTTCTCCGCGGTTTTCCAGTGCTCGCCATGA